A single Salmo trutta chromosome 14, fSalTru1.1, whole genome shotgun sequence DNA region contains:
- the LOC115208615 gene encoding E3 SUMO-protein ligase CBX4-like has product MELPAAGEHVFAVESIEKKRNRKGRMEYLVKWRGWSPKFNTWEPEENILDPRLLDAFQNRERYEQLMGYRKRGPKPKHLIGQVPSFARRSSVLSDLQETTLDEDNRQKVDPIQTLRSQTQQYQLNSKKHHQYQPLLAKEREAEQQANGKKKLYYQLNSKKHHHYQPDPKMYDSTQCMKPREATKAPELPTNHSWNLPPALQQKWVRDKDSGCLSKVKDITMELKKLPAHLNDHSGESEQSKATAKEDAPLLKANDVSDSKLKIVKNKNKNGRIVIVMSKYMENGMQAARIKNGDVETLDEPQPDNDDDAAENQLEKMRLVQKLGLTNGFAKDCNKDVKLHVLNSGSNGSNVFKCPAEKVDSPKMELSATEQPLRLITKPNLAPWPFEMGVHRRTQPGNGSSPALKRHLSEADKGEDPGGCKRFLNSRSISAPCTVSSPPQSNSMDQNGHHSHNGHQDYDFLESNQDEPMDLSCVRSRGEAPVPTETQVAPSAEEEKTAEQTKPPLAITTEYTVEEEPFPSFKPFLGNIVITDITTNCLTVTFKEYVTV; this is encoded by the exons ATTTAACACGTGGGAACCAGAAGAAAACATTCTCGACCCGCGACTGCTTGACGCTTTCCAGAACAG GGAGAGATACGAGCAGCTTATGGGATATCGCAAAAGAGGGCCAAAGCCAAAGCACCTGATCGGCCAG GTCCCGTCCTTTGCCCGGAGATCCAGCGTCCTCTCAGACCTTCAGGAGACCACCCTGGACGAGGACAACCGGCAGAAAGTGGACCCCATTCAGACACTGCGCTCGCAGACCCAGCAGTACCAGCTGAACAGCAAGAAGCACCACCAGTACCAGCCCCTGCTGGCCAAGGAGAGGGAGGCCGAGCAGCAGGCCAACGGAAAGAAGAAGCTCTACTACCAGCTCAACAGCAAGAAACATCACCACTACCAGCCTGACCCCAAGATGTATGACAGCACCCAGTGCATGAAGCCCAGAGAGGCCACCAAAGCTCCAGAACTGCCTACCAACCACAGCTGGAACCTGCCTCCTGCGCTGCAGCAGAAGTGGGTCCGGGACAAGGACTCTGGCTGCCTGAGCAAAGTCAAAGACATCACCATGGAGCTAAAGAAGCTTCCGGCTCACCTCAACGACCACAGTGGCGAATCGGAGCAGAGCAAGGCCACGGCCAAAGAGGACGCACCGCTGTTGAAGGCCAACGATGTCAGTGACAGCAAGCTGAAGATTGTCAAGAACAAAAACAAGAATGGACGCATCGTCATTGTCATGAGCAAATACATGGAGAACGGCATGCAGGCGGCAAGGATTAAAAACGGAGATGTGGAAACCCTTGACGAACCGCAGCCGGACAATGATGATGATGCTGCAGAAAATCAACTTGAAAAGATGAGGCTCGTCCAGAAACTGGGTCTCACCAACGGATTCGCGAAAGACTGCAACAAAGACGTTAAGTTGCACGTCCTCAACTCAGGATCTAACGGATCTAACGTATTTAAGTGTCCTGCTGAGAAGGTCGACTCACCGAAAATGGAGCTTAGTGCGACAGAGCAGCCCCTGAGGCTGATCACCAAACCTAACCTTGCCCCTTGGCCCTTTGAGATGGGGGTTCATAGAAGGACTCAGCCAGGAAACGGCTCTTCTCCAGCCCTCAAACGTCACCTTTCAGAGGCAGACAAGGGCGAGGACCCAGGTGGCTGTAAACGGTTTCTAAACTCCCGGAGTATCAGTGCACCCTGCACTGTGTCCTCGCCGCCTCAGAGCAACTCCATGGACCAAAATGGCCACCATAGCCACAATGGCCACCAGGACTATGACTTCCTGGAGTCTAACCAGGATGAGCCCATGGACCTCAGCTGTGTGAGGTCCAGAGGGGAGGCTCCAGTTCCCACAGAGACACAGGTGGCTCCTTCTGCTGAGGAGGAGAAGACTGCAGAACAGACAAAACCGCCATTGGCTATCACAACAGAATATACTGTGGAGGAGGAGCCTTTTCCTTCATTCAAGCCTTTCCTTGGGAATATAGTCATCACGGATATTACAACAAACTGTCTCACGGTGACGTTTAAGGAATACGTTACAGTGTAA
- the LOC115208618 gene encoding chromobox protein homolog 8-like — translation MELSAVGERVFAAESIIKRRIRRGRMEYLVKWKGWSPKFSTWEPEENILDSRLFVAFEERERERELFGPKKRGPKPKTFLLKAQAKAKSYEFRSDAVRGIRVTYPTPEPVITPRAREGLRAVVPTIFPPSTVNRGESVRVRPPEPVREHRQPALQRPLGPDGFVIVPKKRGPKPKLRFKDNPFNATSAATEPHKRRAEEQGTYGPLKLAKLGLSGGEERGSEMRGIKLAHRHQLELGGYPHKQMRPVASGSTQQHYGPDRGLLHSHRIGSDSQACRTKECPSNYLSPPHLKHLSKKNVHQPSDELPQRGKPSLIAKIPVSRILGQTDEVTWKPCMNNVEKVLVTDVTTNFLTVTIRESSTDQGFFKDKR, via the exons ATGGAGCTGTCTGCAGTTGGGGAACGGGTTTTCGCAGCCGAATCTATCATCAAACGCCGAATAAGGAGA GGTCGGATGGAATACCTTGTGAAATGGAAGGGCTGGTCACCGAA ATTTAGCACTTGGGAACCGGAGGAAAATATCTTGGACTCCCGCCTCTTCGTCGCTTTCGAAGAGAG GGAGCGCGAAAGGGAACTCTTTGGGCCCAAAAAGAGAGGCCCGAAACCGAAGACATTCCTGCTAAAG GCTCAAGCTAAAGCCAAATCCTACGAGTTCAGGAGCGATGCGGTCCGGGGAATACGTGTCACCTACCCGACCCCAGAGCCTGTCATCACCCCCAGAGCCCGAGAGGGGCTGAGGGCCGTGGTCCCCACCATCTTTCCACCCAGCACCGTCAACAGGGGCGAGAGTGTGCGGGTCAGGCCCCCAGAACCAGTCCGAGAGCACCGTCAACCAGCCCTCCAGAGGCCCCTAGGCCCCGATGGCTTTGTGATTGTCCCCAAGAAGAGAGGGCCCAAACCCAAGCTGCGATTTAAGGACAATCCCTTCAATGCTACTTCTGCCGCCACAGAGCCCCAcaagaggagggcagaggagcaGGGAACATACGGTCCACTCAAACTGGCCAAGCTGGGCCTGTCTGGTGGTGAAGAGAGGGGGTCTGAGATGAGGGGGATTAAACTAGCCCACAGGCACCAGTTAGAGCTGGGTGGTTATCCCCACAAGCAGATGAGGCCCGTGGCTAGTGGGAGCACACAGCAGCACTACGGCCCAGACAGGGGCTTGTTGCACTCACACAGAATAGGCTCTGACTCCCAGGCCTGCAGGACTAAAGAATGCCCCTCAAATTACTTATCCCCTCCACACCTAAAGCACCTATCCAAAAAGAATGTGCATCAACCCAGCGATGAGCTTCCACAGAGGGGGAAGCCTTCACTCATCGCCAAAATCCCTGTGTCACGGATCCTTGGCCAAACGGACGAGGTGACTTGGAAGCCTTGCATGAACAACGTGGAGAAGGTTCTGGTGACTGATGTGACCACAAACTTTTTGACAGTGACTATCCGGGAGAGTAGCACAGATCAAGGATTCTTCAAAGATAAAAGATGA